Proteins from a genomic interval of Aquabacterium olei:
- a CDS encoding MSMEG_0568 family radical SAM protein, giving the protein MTELQSRGLRLADPGAGAPSRRGGAGPSDHKAVTIDGHTVMVPVHSAPAFDSPFLADAPDAAGTSTLKHGSIPIAQITFPSTPRFYERQTADGIPYRHIATLHGRDVLATTVLQTCIRYESRRKSCQFCSIGQSLAAGRTIAHKTPAQLAEVARAAVDLDGIRHMVLTTGTPATPDRGAAVLVDSARAIKAAVPDLPIQAQCEPPDSDLWFQRLKDAGVDTLGMHLEAVTPAVRERVMPGKASVPLARYFSAFEAAVAVFGRGQVSTYILAGLGDSREAILDMSQRLLDMGVYPFVVPFVPISGTPLESHPAPTTAFMRSVLEPLGQMVSQTGLRASDIKAGCGKCGACSSLSVYETASPLTVLA; this is encoded by the coding sequence ATCACCGAGCTGCAATCCCGAGGCCTGCGCCTGGCGGACCCCGGCGCCGGTGCCCCCAGCCGCCGCGGCGGGGCAGGCCCGTCCGACCACAAGGCCGTGACCATCGACGGGCACACCGTGATGGTGCCCGTCCACTCGGCACCGGCCTTCGACTCGCCCTTCCTGGCCGACGCGCCGGATGCGGCCGGCACGAGCACGCTCAAGCACGGCAGCATCCCCATCGCGCAGATCACCTTTCCGTCGACCCCGCGCTTCTACGAACGCCAGACCGCCGACGGCATCCCCTACCGCCACATCGCGACCCTGCACGGGCGCGATGTGCTGGCCACCACGGTGCTGCAGACCTGCATCCGCTACGAGAGCCGGCGCAAGAGCTGCCAGTTCTGCTCCATCGGGCAATCGCTGGCGGCGGGCCGCACGATCGCGCACAAGACACCGGCCCAGCTGGCCGAGGTGGCCCGCGCGGCGGTCGACCTGGACGGCATTCGCCACATGGTGCTGACGACCGGCACGCCGGCCACGCCCGACCGCGGCGCGGCCGTGCTGGTGGACAGCGCGCGCGCCATCAAGGCCGCCGTGCCGGATCTGCCCATCCAGGCGCAGTGCGAGCCGCCCGACAGCGACCTCTGGTTCCAGCGCTTGAAAGATGCCGGCGTCGACACGCTCGGCATGCACCTGGAGGCTGTCACGCCCGCCGTGCGCGAACGGGTGATGCCGGGCAAGGCCAGTGTGCCGCTGGCACGTTACTTCAGCGCCTTCGAGGCGGCGGTGGCCGTGTTCGGGCGGGGCCAGGTCAGCACCTACATCCTGGCTGGCCTCGGCGACAGCCGGGAAGCCATTCTGGACATGAGCCAGCGCCTGCTCGACATGGGCGTCTACCCCTTCGTGGTGCCCTTCGTGCCCATCAGTGGCACCCCACTGGAAAGCCATCCGGCGCCGACCACCGCGTTCATGCGCTCGGTGCTCGAGCCACTGGGTCAGATGGTGAGCCAGACCGGGCTGCGCGCCAGCGACATCAAGGCCGGCTGCGGGAAGTGTGGCGCCTGCTCGTCGCTGTCGGTGTACGAAACCGCCAGCCCGCTGACCGTTCTCGCCTGA
- a CDS encoding MSMEG_0567/Sll0786 family nitrogen starvation N-acetyltransferase yields the protein MQALTVCELPIDFAPAAFRIKCVSEPWERREALALRRAVFCVEQGVFVGNDLDAIDAHATLLVACACVAGECDQVVGTVRIHEAEPGVWWGSRLAVHPSYRHLGRLGATLIRLAVSMAHARGATAFWAHVQQQNVALFEKLNWHLHGPVQLHGRPHGLMEASLAHYPPCHEPDWGYFTLPQARARASASAGERRT from the coding sequence ATGCAAGCCTTGACCGTCTGTGAGTTGCCGATCGATTTTGCCCCGGCCGCTTTTCGCATCAAGTGCGTGAGCGAGCCCTGGGAGCGACGCGAGGCCCTGGCACTGCGCCGCGCGGTGTTCTGCGTCGAGCAGGGTGTCTTTGTCGGCAACGACCTCGATGCCATCGACGCACACGCCACCCTGCTGGTGGCCTGCGCGTGCGTGGCCGGCGAGTGCGACCAGGTGGTGGGCACGGTGCGCATCCATGAGGCCGAGCCCGGTGTGTGGTGGGGATCGCGCCTGGCGGTGCACCCGTCCTACCGGCACCTTGGTCGACTGGGGGCCACGCTGATCCGCCTGGCGGTCAGCATGGCGCATGCGCGGGGCGCGACGGCCTTCTGGGCGCACGTGCAGCAGCAGAACGTGGCGCTGTTCGAGAAGCTGAACTGGCACCTGCACGGGCCGGTGCAGCTGCACGGCCGGCCCCATGGGTTGATGGAGGCCAGCCTGGCGCACTACCCGCCATGCCATGAACCGGACTGGGGTTACTTCACGCTGCCGCAGGCCCGTGCCCGGGCGTCGGCGTCGGCCGGAGAGCGCCGGACATGA
- a CDS encoding MFS transporter, whose product MSQTPTAAIAPTAPLLLPESVQRGNIWRLTVAQALAGANSVVAYATGAIIGHGLAPSPWLATLPVSIFVIGMAACIFPVGAVARRHGRRTAFLAGTAAGTLAGLVAMLAVITNHFWLFCLAMFLGGAYAAVVLSFRFAAADGVAPERRPRALSLVMGGGVAAGMVGPQLVNSTMDLWPLHTFAATFLCQAGVAAASALLLLGVQLPRPTQHTIAGGRPVRDIIAQPKFVSAVVIGAVSYLLMNFLMTAAPLAMHLCGLPRSASNTGLQWHVIAMYAPSFFTGRLIARYGAPRVAMAGLALIGLSSMVALHDIEVAHFWGALVLLGLGWNLGFLGASALVLECHTPEEATRVQSINDFTVFGVMAIGSLSSGGLLAAYGWNTVLWVSFVPLLLGLAALRLVRK is encoded by the coding sequence ATGAGCCAGACACCGACTGCCGCCATCGCGCCCACCGCACCGCTTCTTCTGCCCGAGTCCGTTCAACGCGGCAACATCTGGCGCCTGACAGTGGCCCAGGCCCTGGCCGGTGCCAACTCGGTCGTGGCCTACGCCACCGGCGCCATCATCGGCCACGGTCTGGCGCCCTCACCGTGGCTGGCCACCCTGCCCGTCTCCATCTTCGTGATCGGCATGGCGGCCTGCATCTTTCCCGTGGGCGCCGTGGCGCGACGTCATGGCCGGCGCACCGCCTTCCTCGCGGGCACCGCGGCGGGCACGCTGGCCGGCCTGGTCGCGATGCTCGCGGTGATCACGAACCACTTCTGGCTGTTCTGCCTGGCCATGTTCCTCGGCGGCGCGTACGCGGCCGTCGTGTTGTCGTTCCGGTTTGCCGCGGCCGACGGCGTGGCCCCAGAGCGGCGTCCCCGCGCGCTGTCGCTGGTGATGGGCGGCGGTGTGGCGGCCGGCATGGTGGGGCCGCAACTCGTCAACAGCACGATGGACCTGTGGCCATTGCACACGTTTGCTGCCACCTTCCTCTGCCAGGCAGGCGTGGCGGCCGCGTCTGCGCTGTTGTTGCTGGGCGTGCAGCTGCCTCGCCCCACGCAGCACACGATCGCAGGTGGTCGACCGGTTCGCGACATCATCGCGCAGCCCAAGTTCGTGTCGGCGGTGGTGATCGGGGCCGTCTCCTACCTGCTGATGAACTTCCTGATGACGGCGGCTCCCTTGGCCATGCACTTGTGTGGCCTGCCCCGTTCTGCCTCGAACACCGGCCTTCAATGGCATGTGATCGCGATGTACGCGCCGAGCTTCTTCACCGGGCGGCTGATTGCGCGCTACGGCGCCCCGCGCGTCGCGATGGCCGGGCTCGCCCTGATCGGACTGTCTTCGATGGTCGCGCTGCATGACATTGAAGTCGCGCACTTCTGGGGCGCGCTGGTCCTGCTCGGCCTGGGATGGAACCTCGGCTTCCTGGGCGCTTCCGCACTGGTGCTCGAGTGCCATACGCCGGAAGAAGCCACCCGCGTGCAGTCGATCAACGACTTCACGGTCTTCGGGGTCATGGCGATCGGCTCACTGTCGTCCGGTGGGCTGCTGGCCGCATACGGCTGGAACACCGTGCTGTGGGTGTCCTTCGTGCCGCTGCTTCTGGGCCTGGCCGCATTGCGACTCGTCCGGAAGTGA
- a CDS encoding PLP-dependent aminotransferase family protein, giving the protein MPHTLYKHWLVRLRDSHKPAYLLIPELLAEDVASGRLTPGDRLPPMRTLADALDLNYTTVARALAEAQKRGQIEARPGRGSFVRSAAPAVPLRGGTAAEMTMNLPPEPDDPDLLARMADGCRQIYQEPQRLLAHLRYQDFGGTPADRDAGARWLASSMGPTHLDRVLVGPGIHGVLAGLISMLVRPGDTLCVESVSYPGIKALATQLGVKLYALPVDKDGPCPDHFEDACKHVGPKALYCNPTMLNPTAMTMSAARREALADIALRYSIPIIEDDAYGALPTRQPVALAELAPGLTYHVTGFAKCVGAGLRVAYVHAPTAQATQRLAGALRALSVMAAPPTVALATQWVNDGTASAVVQAVRRETNVRHAMLVRHLGGHDVWSQPDCFHAWLRLPDRLSPNEAASFWRSRGVAAVASTAFATNTAPPRAVRLCLGGPTTQAQCEQSLRVVADVLAHPEQVHASVM; this is encoded by the coding sequence ATGCCTCACACCCTCTATAAGCACTGGCTTGTCCGCCTGCGCGACAGCCACAAGCCCGCATACCTGTTGATCCCGGAGCTGCTGGCCGAGGACGTTGCGAGCGGACGGCTCACGCCGGGCGACCGACTCCCACCGATGCGGACACTGGCGGATGCCCTGGACCTGAACTACACGACGGTGGCGCGCGCCCTGGCCGAGGCGCAGAAGCGCGGTCAGATCGAGGCCCGGCCCGGGCGGGGCAGCTTCGTCCGCAGTGCGGCACCGGCCGTGCCATTGCGCGGCGGCACGGCGGCCGAGATGACCATGAACCTGCCACCCGAGCCCGACGACCCGGACTTGCTGGCGCGCATGGCCGATGGCTGCCGCCAGATCTACCAGGAGCCACAGCGGCTGCTGGCCCATCTGCGCTACCAGGACTTTGGTGGCACCCCCGCCGACCGTGACGCGGGTGCGCGCTGGCTGGCCTCGAGCATGGGACCGACCCATCTGGACCGGGTCCTTGTTGGCCCCGGCATTCATGGCGTGCTGGCCGGCCTGATCAGCATGCTGGTGCGCCCGGGCGACACGCTGTGTGTCGAGTCCGTCAGCTATCCCGGCATCAAGGCGCTGGCCACGCAACTCGGCGTGAAGCTGTATGCGTTGCCCGTGGACAAGGATGGCCCCTGCCCCGACCACTTCGAGGACGCCTGCAAGCACGTCGGGCCCAAGGCGCTTTACTGCAATCCCACGATGCTGAACCCGACCGCGATGACGATGAGTGCAGCCCGCCGCGAGGCGCTGGCCGACATCGCGCTGCGATACAGCATCCCCATCATCGAGGACGACGCCTACGGCGCCCTGCCCACCCGACAACCCGTCGCGCTTGCCGAACTGGCGCCGGGGCTGACGTACCACGTGACCGGGTTCGCGAAGTGTGTGGGCGCCGGTCTGCGCGTGGCCTATGTGCACGCCCCCACCGCGCAGGCCACCCAACGCCTCGCCGGTGCACTGCGGGCGCTCAGCGTCATGGCCGCGCCCCCGACGGTGGCCCTCGCGACACAGTGGGTCAACGATGGCACGGCCTCGGCCGTGGTCCAGGCCGTCCGACGCGAGACCAACGTGCGGCACGCCATGCTGGTACGGCATCTTGGCGGCCACGATGTGTGGAGCCAGCCGGATTGCTTCCATGCGTGGCTGCGCCTGCCGGACCGCCTGAGCCCGAACGAGGCGGCGTCCTTCTGGCGCTCGCGCGGGGTGGCCGCGGTGGCCAGCACGGCGTTCGCCACCAACACCGCCCCGCCGCGGGCGGTGCGGCTGTGCCTGGGGGGGCCCACCACCCAGGCGCAATGCGAACAGAGCCTGCGTGTCGTGGCCGACGTGCTGGCCCACCCCGAACAGGTTCACGCCTCGGTGATGTGA
- a CDS encoding Nit6803 family nitrilase, with product MSQPRIIKAAAVQISPVLNEAEGTLHKVLDRIDAAARQGVQIIVFPETFVPYYPYFSFIRPPMASGAEHMALYEHAVVVPGPVTEAVAQRARQHGMVVVLGVNERDHGTIYNTQLIFDETGTLRLKRRKITPTFHERMVWGQGDGSGLKVVDTAVGRVGALACWEHYNPLARYALMAQHEEIHCAQFPGSLVGPIFADQMEVTIRHHALESGCFVINSTGWLTDEQIQSITPEPGLQRALRGGCCTAIVSPEGVHLAPPLKEGEGMLVVDLDMSLITKRKRMMDSVGHYARPELLSLRLDDRPTAPVHLLGGTGNERLLHQPMSTDPGAAAPPDATAAALAPLSRVA from the coding sequence ATGAGCCAGCCACGCATCATCAAAGCCGCCGCCGTGCAGATCTCGCCCGTGTTGAACGAGGCCGAAGGCACGCTGCACAAGGTGCTCGACCGCATCGATGCCGCCGCCCGACAGGGCGTGCAGATCATCGTGTTCCCCGAGACCTTCGTGCCGTACTACCCCTACTTCTCGTTCATCCGGCCGCCCATGGCATCCGGGGCCGAGCACATGGCGCTGTACGAGCATGCGGTGGTCGTACCCGGCCCCGTCACCGAAGCCGTGGCCCAGCGCGCCCGCCAGCACGGCATGGTCGTCGTGCTCGGTGTGAACGAGCGCGACCACGGCACGATCTACAACACCCAGCTGATCTTCGACGAGACCGGCACCCTGCGGCTCAAGCGCCGCAAGATCACGCCCACCTTCCACGAGCGCATGGTGTGGGGGCAGGGCGATGGCAGTGGCCTGAAGGTGGTCGACACGGCCGTGGGCCGGGTCGGGGCACTGGCCTGCTGGGAGCACTACAACCCCCTGGCCCGCTATGCCCTCATGGCGCAGCACGAAGAGATCCACTGCGCCCAGTTCCCGGGCTCGCTCGTGGGGCCGATCTTTGCCGACCAGATGGAGGTGACGATCCGCCATCACGCACTCGAGTCTGGCTGCTTCGTCATCAACAGCACGGGCTGGCTGACGGACGAGCAGATCCAGTCCATCACGCCCGAACCCGGCCTTCAGCGTGCGCTGCGCGGGGGCTGCTGCACGGCCATCGTGTCGCCCGAAGGCGTGCATCTGGCGCCGCCGCTGAAGGAGGGCGAAGGCATGCTGGTGGTGGATCTCGACATGAGCCTCATCACCAAACGCAAGCGGATGATGGATTCGGTCGGGCACTACGCGCGGCCGGAGCTGCTGAGCCTGCGGCTGGATGACCGGCCGACGGCGCCGGTGCACCTGCTGGGTGGCACGGGCAACGAGCGTCTGCTTCATCAGCCGATGTCCACGGACCCTGGTGCTGCAGCCCCACCGGATGCCACTGCTGCAGCCCTCGCGCCGCTGAGCCGCGTCGCCTGA
- a CDS encoding GntR family transcriptional regulator: MGTRYEELAEAITLRIREGQLRPGEKLPSVRQACQNTHLSPSTVFQAYYLLESRGLIEARPRSGYYVCAPRAVQAGVQGPAAVAQGSTEVSVSASRPDRCSRQTIAFGTPSDSMQATLTMGGWRAPSRPWLRSFERQAALRMRPSPAGGTLQTPSRSSSSTPAPRS; this comes from the coding sequence ATGGGCACGCGTTACGAAGAGCTCGCAGAAGCCATCACCTTGCGCATTCGCGAGGGGCAACTGCGGCCCGGCGAGAAGCTGCCCTCGGTGCGCCAGGCCTGCCAGAACACCCACCTCAGCCCGTCCACCGTCTTCCAGGCCTACTACCTGCTCGAATCACGCGGGCTGATCGAGGCGAGACCGCGCTCGGGCTACTACGTCTGTGCGCCACGGGCCGTTCAGGCTGGCGTGCAAGGACCGGCGGCGGTCGCTCAGGGCAGCACCGAGGTGTCCGTCTCAGCCTCGCGCCCGGACCGCTGTTCTCGGCAGACCATCGCTTTCGGCACGCCCTCAGACTCAATGCAGGCCACCCTGACGATGGGCGGGTGGCGCGCGCCATCGAGACCCTGGCTGCGCTCATTTGAGCGGCAGGCGGCATTGCGCATGCGACCATCCCCTGCTGGCGGTACGCTGCAGACGCCCTCCCGTTCGTCCTCCAGCACCCCAGCGCCCCGTTCATGA
- a CDS encoding MSMEG_0572/Sll0783 family nitrogen starvation response protein: MPAVTKAPNQIGDFLVDYEEKVFEDVKAEPGDKALVTFHTVAFEGSIGFVNLLQATRLQRKGFDTSVLLYGPGVTLGVKRGFPKLGDAAFPGHLNFNDQIAKFIAEGGKVYACRFALQALYGHGEGSLIEGIKPINPLDVLDIILLHRKEKAFILDTWTL, translated from the coding sequence ATGCCTGCTGTGACCAAAGCCCCCAATCAGATCGGCGACTTCCTCGTGGACTACGAAGAGAAGGTCTTCGAGGACGTGAAGGCCGAACCCGGCGACAAGGCCCTCGTCACCTTCCACACGGTGGCCTTCGAAGGTTCCATCGGCTTCGTCAACCTGCTGCAGGCCACGCGTCTGCAGCGCAAGGGCTTCGACACCTCGGTGCTGCTGTACGGGCCGGGCGTGACCCTCGGCGTGAAGCGCGGCTTTCCCAAACTGGGTGACGCCGCGTTTCCCGGCCACCTGAACTTCAACGACCAGATCGCCAAGTTCATCGCTGAGGGCGGCAAGGTCTACGCGTGCCGCTTCGCGCTGCAGGCCCTGTACGGGCACGGCGAGGGCTCGCTCATCGAAGGCATCAAGCCCATCAACCCGCTTGACGTGCTGGACATCATCCTGCTGCACCGCAAGGAGAAGGCCTTCATCCTCGACACCTGGACGCTCTGA
- a CDS encoding sll0787 family AIR synthase-like protein — protein sequence MSHPQRPSIDLAALTAQLRASRGFAHKQDIAGVAQALSRHLPGGMTDTTLAQQAGIGLGDDCAVIPDGHGEHLLLAIEGLVEDFVSEMPWFAGYSAVMVNLSDIAAMGGRPIAVVDALWSDGVGQAEPIVQGMAAASAAYGVPIVGGHSNARAPRPQLAVAVLGKARRLLSSFAARPGQRLLMAVDLRGQWEGGYPFWNASTRTPADRLRADLALLPQLAEEGLCTAAKDISMAGVLGTVLMMLECSRVGATVDLAAVPHPPGHGPADGLPALLRWLQAFPSFGYVLAVDDHHVAAVCARFHARGMACAPIGAVQAGSTLQLQGDPDSDPALLWDWSVQPFIVPQHEAEPA from the coding sequence ATGAGCCACCCTCAGCGCCCATCCATCGACCTCGCGGCCTTGACGGCACAGTTGCGTGCCAGCCGCGGCTTCGCGCACAAGCAGGACATTGCCGGCGTGGCGCAGGCGCTCTCGCGCCACCTGCCTGGCGGCATGACCGACACCACGCTGGCCCAGCAGGCCGGCATCGGCCTGGGTGACGACTGTGCCGTCATCCCCGATGGGCATGGCGAGCACCTGCTGCTGGCCATCGAAGGCCTGGTCGAGGACTTCGTCAGCGAGATGCCCTGGTTTGCCGGCTACAGCGCCGTCATGGTCAACCTCAGTGACATCGCCGCCATGGGTGGCCGGCCCATCGCGGTGGTCGATGCGCTGTGGAGTGATGGGGTCGGGCAGGCCGAACCCATCGTGCAAGGCATGGCCGCCGCCTCGGCAGCCTATGGCGTGCCCATCGTCGGCGGGCACAGCAACGCACGCGCGCCCCGGCCGCAACTCGCGGTGGCGGTGCTGGGCAAGGCCCGGCGTCTGTTGAGCAGCTTCGCGGCACGGCCGGGTCAGCGGTTGCTGATGGCCGTGGACCTGCGCGGGCAATGGGAGGGCGGCTACCCGTTCTGGAATGCGTCGACGCGGACACCGGCCGACCGCCTGCGGGCCGACCTGGCCCTGCTGCCTCAACTGGCCGAAGAAGGGCTGTGCACCGCCGCGAAAGACATCAGCATGGCCGGTGTGCTGGGCACGGTGTTGATGATGCTCGAGTGCTCCCGAGTGGGCGCCACGGTGGACCTCGCTGCCGTGCCGCATCCACCCGGGCATGGGCCTGCCGATGGGCTGCCTGCGTTGCTGCGGTGGCTGCAGGCCTTTCCGAGCTTCGGCTACGTGCTGGCCGTGGACGATCACCATGTGGCGGCCGTGTGTGCGCGCTTCCACGCCCGCGGGATGGCCTGTGCGCCGATCGGCGCGGTGCAAGCGGGCAGCACCTTGCAATTGCAAGGCGACCCGGACAGCGATCCCGCCTTGCTGTGGGATTGGTCCGTGCAACCCTTCATCGTGCCGCAGCACGAGGCGGAGCCCGCATGA
- a CDS encoding catalase codes for MPKTPSTPAAAKNAAKSSPHAKKSVAAKAAARNTDSGPSYTAPASDDGDPAAQRMEHVQATAASMPYNATKGGEYGAVPGTAPATGQHVTPPSRLVTSGTLSEVNTGPKVGTQAPEGVNATIAPLDRVRVDATGQVLTTNQGVRVADNQNSLKAGTRGPVLLEDFILREKITHFDHERIPERIVHARGSAAHGYFEAYEDLSALTMAAPFKAAGKRTPVFVRFSTVQGERGSKDTARDVRGFAVKFYTDEGNWDLVGNNIPVFFIQDAMKFPDLVHAVKPEPHHQMPQAASAHDTFWDFVSLMPESTHMLMWVMSDRAIPRSYATMQGFGVHTFRLVNAAGESVLVKFHWTPKAGTHSLTWDEAVKISGADPDYHRRDLWERIESGAYPEYELGIQVFTEDEAAKFSFDILDATKIVPEELVPVRPIGRMVLNRNPDNFFAETEQVAFCTAHIIPGLDFTNDPLLAGRIHSYVDTQITRLGGPNFHEIPINSPIAPVHNNQRDGLHRQAIHRGRVSYEPNSLAGGCPFQAGAAQQGFVSVAARLRNREDCAKVRAKPELFAEHYNQARLFYESQSPVEKNHIAAAFRFELSKVTVPAIRGRTLAMLRNASEDLANRVAVGLNMPLPDPMPKVLTRSPKPEVNVSAALSLFARPGNGSIAGRKIMLMAADGVMGESLLAVHAALFEQGAVPRIAAPRIGPVQTADGVELQADVSLENEPGFLFDALVLPDGETAVKALLGDGHAAEHIRDQYRHCKAILVLGSGLHLLQAAGIPTATASEVSDPGIVLANAADSGAQAFIQAVAQHRHFQRETDPPMV; via the coding sequence ATGCCCAAGACGCCATCGACTCCCGCGGCTGCAAAGAACGCTGCAAAGTCCTCTCCCCATGCGAAGAAGTCCGTCGCGGCCAAGGCTGCCGCCCGGAACACCGACAGCGGACCGTCGTACACGGCGCCTGCTTCGGACGACGGCGACCCGGCGGCCCAGCGCATGGAGCATGTGCAGGCGACGGCGGCTTCCATGCCTTACAACGCCACCAAGGGTGGCGAGTATGGCGCCGTACCGGGCACGGCACCGGCCACAGGCCAGCACGTGACGCCGCCGTCGAGGCTCGTCACGAGCGGCACCCTGTCCGAGGTGAACACCGGCCCCAAGGTCGGCACGCAAGCGCCCGAGGGAGTCAACGCCACCATTGCCCCGCTGGACCGCGTGCGGGTGGACGCCACCGGCCAGGTGCTCACCACCAATCAGGGCGTGCGTGTGGCGGACAACCAGAACTCGCTCAAAGCGGGCACGCGCGGCCCGGTGCTGCTGGAGGACTTCATCCTCCGCGAGAAGATCACCCACTTTGACCATGAGCGCATCCCTGAGCGCATCGTGCACGCTCGCGGTTCGGCGGCGCATGGCTACTTCGAGGCCTACGAGGACCTCAGCGCGCTGACGATGGCCGCGCCGTTCAAGGCCGCCGGAAAGCGCACGCCCGTGTTCGTGCGCTTCTCCACCGTGCAGGGAGAGCGCGGCAGCAAGGACACCGCGCGCGACGTGCGCGGCTTTGCCGTCAAGTTCTACACCGACGAGGGCAACTGGGACCTGGTGGGCAACAACATCCCGGTGTTCTTCATCCAGGACGCGATGAAGTTTCCCGACCTCGTTCACGCCGTCAAGCCCGAGCCGCACCACCAGATGCCGCAGGCTGCAAGCGCCCACGACACCTTCTGGGACTTCGTGTCGCTGATGCCCGAATCCACCCACATGCTGATGTGGGTCATGAGCGACCGCGCCATCCCGCGCAGCTACGCCACCATGCAGGGCTTTGGTGTGCACACCTTCCGGCTGGTCAATGCCGCGGGAGAGTCGGTGCTGGTCAAGTTCCACTGGACGCCCAAGGCCGGCACGCATTCGCTGACCTGGGACGAGGCCGTGAAGATCTCTGGTGCTGATCCCGACTACCACCGCCGCGACCTGTGGGAGCGCATCGAGAGCGGCGCCTACCCGGAGTACGAGCTCGGCATCCAGGTGTTCACCGAGGACGAAGCCGCCAAGTTCAGCTTCGACATTCTGGACGCCACCAAGATCGTGCCCGAGGAACTGGTGCCCGTCCGTCCCATCGGCCGCATGGTGCTCAACCGCAACCCGGACAACTTCTTCGCCGAGACCGAGCAGGTCGCGTTCTGCACCGCCCACATCATCCCGGGGCTGGACTTCACCAACGATCCGCTGCTGGCCGGCCGCATCCATTCCTATGTGGACACGCAGATCACCCGGCTGGGCGGGCCGAACTTTCACGAGATTCCGATCAACTCGCCCATCGCACCGGTGCACAACAACCAGCGCGATGGTTTGCACCGCCAGGCCATTCACCGTGGCCGAGTGTCCTACGAGCCCAACTCGCTGGCGGGCGGATGCCCCTTCCAGGCCGGCGCGGCGCAGCAGGGCTTCGTGTCCGTTGCGGCGCGGTTGCGCAACCGGGAGGACTGTGCCAAGGTACGCGCCAAGCCGGAGCTGTTTGCCGAGCATTACAACCAGGCCCGGCTGTTCTACGAGAGCCAGTCGCCGGTAGAGAAGAACCACATCGCCGCCGCCTTCCGCTTCGAGCTGAGCAAGGTCACCGTGCCGGCCATCCGCGGGCGCACGCTGGCGATGCTGCGTAATGCCTCGGAAGACCTCGCCAACCGGGTGGCGGTCGGGCTCAACATGCCGTTGCCCGACCCGATGCCGAAGGTGCTGACACGCTCGCCCAAGCCGGAAGTCAATGTGTCGGCCGCCCTGTCGTTGTTCGCGCGGCCGGGCAACGGCTCCATCGCTGGCCGCAAGATCATGCTCATGGCTGCCGACGGTGTCATGGGCGAGTCACTGCTGGCTGTGCATGCCGCGCTGTTCGAGCAGGGCGCGGTACCGCGCATCGCCGCCCCACGCATCGGGCCGGTGCAGACAGCCGACGGTGTGGAGCTGCAGGCGGACGTCTCTCTAGAGAATGAGCCGGGCTTCCTGTTCGACGCTCTGGTGCTGCCGGACGGCGAGACAGCCGTAAAGGCCCTGTTGGGCGACGGCCATGCCGCCGAGCACATCCGCGACCAGTACCGCCACTGCAAGGCCATCCTGGTGCTGGGCAGCGGGCTGCACCTGCTGCAGGCGGCCGGCATTCCCACCGCCACCGCCAGCGAGGTCTCGGACCCGGGCATCGTGCTGGCCAACGCTGCGGACAGCGGGGCTCAAGCCTTCATTCAGGCCGTCGCGCAGCACCGCCACTTCCAGCGGGAAACCGATCCGCCAATGGTGTGA